The following are from one region of the Quercus robur chromosome 1, dhQueRobu3.1, whole genome shotgun sequence genome:
- the LOC126690559 gene encoding receptor-like protein CLAVATA2: protein MEINWVSVVCPWKAFQLHVLPLLLLLVLLRCSSPCQCVVDLDPDDKALLLAFKSRVQDPSQSLSSWVGTNCTSWSGLTCENQTGRVVSINLTNMNLSGKVLPKLCKLSFLEDMNLSRNNFTCPIPLCFGNLVSLKAIDLSHNRFLGVVPDTLMRLRNLKELVLNGNRDLRGLVPGWLGNFSTNLEKLDLASNSFCGEIPESLLYLKPLKYLDLGNNNLSGNLRDFGQSLLVLNLGSNQFSGTLPCLSASAQSLNILNMANNSIVGGIPTCVASLQALTHLNLSFNHLKYAISPRLVFSENLLVLDLSNNDLLGPLPHKIAETTDKSGLVLLDLSHNQFSGEIPLRITELKSLQALFLSHNLLTGEIPARIGNLTYLQVIDLSHNLLSGSIPLNIVGCYQLLSLMLNNNHLSGEIHPELDALDSLKILDLSNNMISGEIPLTLAGCKSLEFVDFSSNNLSGTLNDAITKWSNIRFLSLAQNKFNGNVPNWLFTFEEIQTVDLSGNKFSGLIADGNFNISVKFNKRDIGRMSREPFVAMPNVHVRVSMVVTGSSESSFDYHLSSTVGIDLSNNLLHGEIPQGLFALQGLEYLNLSHNFLDGHVPGLEKMSGLKALDLSHNSLSGQVPGNVSSLKDLTLLNLSYNSFSGFVPKKQGYWRFPGAFAGNPDLCVETSSGRCETESIPMVPGKSFHDGVVEGPISVWVFCLSFFVSFYFGIVALFCSARTRNYILHMKV from the coding sequence ATGGAAATTAATTGGGTTTCAGTTGTTTGCCCCTGGAAAGCCTTTCAATTACATGTTCTGCCACTACTCTTGTTGTTGGTTCTGTTACGTTGTTCAAGCCCTTGTCAGTGTGTTGTTGATCTTGACCCAGATGACAAAGCCTTACTTCTGGCATTCAAATCAAGGGTCCAAGACCCTAGCCAGAGCTTGTCAAGCTGGGTTGGGACTAACTGCACCAGCTGGTCCGGGCTCACCTGTGAGAACCAGACCGGCCGGGTGGTTTCAATCAACTTGACCAACATGAACTTGTCCGGCAAAGTTCTCCCAAAATTGTGCAAGCTTTCGTTTCTTGAAGACATGAATTTGTCCCGTAACAATTTTACATGCCCAATTCCATTATGTTTTGGTAATTTGGTTAGTCTCAAAGCCATCGATCTTAGTCACAATAGGTTTCTTGGTGTTGTGCCTGACACACTCATGAGGCTTAGGAATTTGAAAGAACTTGTTTTGAATGGGAACCGAGATTTGAGAGGTCTTGTTCCTGGGTGGCTTGGTAATTTCTCAACAAATTTGGAAAAACTTGATCTGGCTTCCAATTCGTTTTGCGGGGAAATCCCCGAAAGCTTGTtgtatttgaaacctttaaagtATTTGGATCTTGGTAACAATAATTTATCGGGTAATCTTCGTGATTTTGGCCAATCTTTGCTGGTTCTTAATCTTGGGTCAAATCAGTTTTCGGGTACCTTGCCTTGCCTTTCTGCTTCTGCTCAGTCTCTCAATATTTTGAATATGGCTAACAATTCTATTGTGGGAGGAATACCCACATGTGTTGCTTCTCTTCAAGCTTTGACTCATCTAAATCTATCTTTCAATCACTTAAAATATGCAATATCTCCTAGACTTGTATTTTCCGAGAATCTTCTTGTGTTGGATTTGAGTAACAATGATTTGTTGGGTCCCCTACCACACAAGATTGCAGAGACAACTGATAAATCTGGGCTTGTTCTTCTTGACTTATCCCACAATCAGTTCTCAGGTGAAATCCCATTGAGGATAACGGAATTGAAAAGCTTGCAGGCATTGTTTCTTTCACACAATCTTCTTACAGGGGAAATTCCTGCAAGGATTGGAAATTTGACTTATCTCCAAGTGATAGATCTTTCGCACAACTTGTTATCGGGTTCAATTCCTTTGAACATTGTTGGGTGCTATCAGTTACTTTCATTGATGCTCAATAACAACCATCTTTCTGGTGAAATTCATCCAGAGCTTGATGCGTTGGATAGCCTGAAGATACTAGATCTCAGCAATAACATGATTTCTGGTGAGATCCCACTAACTTTGGCAGGCTGTAAATCTCTAGAGTTTGTAGATTTTAGCTCCAACAATCTCTCCGGAACTTTGAATGATGCAATAACCAAATGGTCAAACATCAGGTTTCTCTCCCTGGCTCAGAACAAATTCAATGGAAATGTACCTAATTGGCTATTCACATTTGAAGAAATCCAAACAGTAGATTTATCAGGCAACAAATTCTCTGGCTTAATAGCAGATGGTAACTTCAACATTAGCGTAAAGTTCAACAAAAGAGACATTGGTAGAATGTCTAGAGAGCCATTTGTTGCAATGCCAAATGTGCATGTCAGAGTTTCAATGGTTGTCACTGGTAGTAGTGAATCAAGCTTCGATTACCATCTATCTTCAACAGTTGGAATTGATTTATCCAATAATTTGCTACATGGAGAGATTCCACAGGGCCTATTTGCACTACAGGGCTTGGAATACCTGAATTTGTCACACAATTTTCTTGACGGTCATGTTCCTGGTTTAGAGAAGATGAGCGGTTTAAAGGCCTTGGATTTATCACATAATTCTTTATCAGGTCAGGTCCCTGGAAATGTTTCTAGCCTTAAAGATCTGACACTCTTAAACTTGTCATATAACAGTTTCTCTGGATTTGTTCCTAAGAAACAAGGGTATTGGAGGTTTCCAGGAGCATTTGCTGGAAATCCAGACCTGTGCGTGGAAACCTCAAGTGGAAGGTGTGAAACAGAGAGCATTCCAATGGTGCCTGGTAAGTCTTTTCATGATGGAGTGGTTGAGGGGCCAATTTCTGTATGGGTGTTCTGTTTAAGCTTTTTTGTTAGTTTCTACTTTGGCATTGttgctttattttgttctgCTCGAACAAGAAATTACATTCTCCATATGAAAGTTTAA